DNA from Diaphorobacter limosus:
AAATCGAATTGTTTACCAAGCCAATATTGAGATTTTTAATGCAATAATATACTAAATTTTAAAACATTTGCAAATAAATCAAAACAATCTCTTAGTAAGTTGACACTTCTATCAACTGTTAATATTGCGACGTAGATTACGACATCTCTACAAATGAACTGCAGATCGTCACCAATACATCGCGATGACAGTATTCGGCGCTCGCTCTAGACCACGGAATTTCAACACCCTCCCAACAGAAAGCGCGAACCATCTGTAGCACGGTGATGTCAACCCACAGTTTTTGTATTACAATTACCACCCAGGTAGATGCATACCAAGAAGGAAAAAAATGGGACGACCACTTGTACTTGAGCCGCGCGAGAAAATCACTAGCTTAAGATTGACTAGCTGTGAGCGTAACGAGATGGATGCAAGGGCTGAGGCACTTGGGTTTAAGTCGTTGAGTGACTATCTCCGACATTTGCACAAAGCGGCGGTCGCAACTGAAAAAAACAAAGAAACAAATATAGAACTGGAGAAATACGGAACTTTGATTGAATCGCACTCTACTGCACTTGGAAAAATATATCAGGGCAACTCACTGGCATATATGCATAGCCATGCCGGGCAAAACTCTGTTGATCTAATATTGACTTCCCCTCCATTTGGTCTTGTCCGTAAAAAATCATACGGAAACGAAGATGCGGACGCATATTGTGATTGGTTCCGCCCATTTGCTGAGGGTTTTAAGCGAGTACTAAAAGACGACGGAAGTTTGGTAATAGATGTCGGTGGCGCGTGGAAATCCGGAACACCAACTCGTTCGCTATATCATTTCAAGCTGTTAATTATGCTCTGCGAAGAGTATGGATTTCATCTTGCCCAAGAACACTATTGGTGGAACCCATCTAAGCTGCCATCACCTGCTGAGTGGGTGAATGTCCGTCGTGTTAGAGTAAAAGATGCAATTAATTGCGTATGGTGGCTTTCAAAAACCCCTTTTCCAAGAGCAAATAACAAGCGGATTCTTTCACCGTACTCGGACTCTATGCGAACTCTGCTAAAAAATGGATACAAAGCAAAAATGCGCCCGTCTGGGCACGATATATCCAGTAATTTTTCTGTTGACAATGGCGGATCAGTACCACCGAATCTTTTAGCAATTGCAAACACTGAGAGCAACGGCGCCTATCAAGACTATTGTCGAGAAAACAATATTGAAATCCATCCCGCTCGCTTTCCTGCATTATTACCAGAGTATTTTATTCGGTTTCTGACCAACCCTGGTGACATGGTACTGGACCCATTCGGAGGGTCATGCATAACTGGCATGGTAGCAGAGGCACTAGCAAGAAAATGGGCCTGCGTCGAACTTTCGAGTGAATACATCCGCGGTGGTATTGGCCGCTTCCAAGGAAACGTGGAAGAAGCCGTGAGAGGTCGTCAGGCGGTCTACTCGATCAACACACCATGCTCATTGCCAGTAAATGAAGAGGTTGTGCCCCTTGTTGCAGATGGCGGTGCGGCGCGTTAGTACTAGGACTAGGGCAAATTTGGCTCGTCGTGCTCTTCATCCTCATCGACTTCGGCTTCCTGCGACCTCACTTGATCCAGAATCCAAATCTCGGATTCCGGATCATAGGAAGCACCGTCGGTGTGAATAAGAAGATGACTAACGTAGATGCCGTTCATAACTCGCTTAGTTATGCGATTTACCTCTGATCGAATCTTTTCGATGCTCAGGCCGTGAGGGTGTGTAATGAGTGTCTGCCTGACAGCTTCAGCTGGCCATATACGGCGCGAGTCCTCCCATGAGGATAAATAAACGTATTGTGCTCTATCCACTCGCATGCCTTTTTGTTTGGCCAAACCGAGTAGTGCAAGAGCATCCTCCTCCTTAATATCAAGAATACTGGCAACCTCACTCGAGTGAACACCCTCTTGCGTTGTTCTTAAATGGCAATCCAATTGACCTACCAATGCATCAGGATCTCTAACTCTAATATCTCGATCGGCAAGCCCCCAAAGGCCTGGCCCCAGACGAATTAAGTTGCCTTGTGGATGAATCTGGAAGTGACTATTTAAACCCCTATCATTTTCCAGTTTTTTACGTATTTCTAATGTGCTTAAAGGTCGCCCAGCCCCTTCGAGCAAGGCCATCACTGCCTGACGAGTATCTAGCCGCGAAGATGCACTAGCCTGCCAACTATTTT
Protein-coding regions in this window:
- a CDS encoding site-specific DNA-methyltransferase encodes the protein MGRPLVLEPREKITSLRLTSCERNEMDARAEALGFKSLSDYLRHLHKAAVATEKNKETNIELEKYGTLIESHSTALGKIYQGNSLAYMHSHAGQNSVDLILTSPPFGLVRKKSYGNEDADAYCDWFRPFAEGFKRVLKDDGSLVIDVGGAWKSGTPTRSLYHFKLLIMLCEEYGFHLAQEHYWWNPSKLPSPAEWVNVRRVRVKDAINCVWWLSKTPFPRANNKRILSPYSDSMRTLLKNGYKAKMRPSGHDISSNFSVDNGGSVPPNLLAIANTESNGAYQDYCRENNIEIHPARFPALLPEYFIRFLTNPGDMVLDPFGGSCITGMVAEALARKWACVELSSEYIRGGIGRFQGNVEEAVRGRQAVYSINTPCSLPVNEEVVPLVADGGAAR